In Quercus robur chromosome 11, dhQueRobu3.1, whole genome shotgun sequence, the following proteins share a genomic window:
- the LOC126706707 gene encoding 30S ribosomal protein S31, mitochondrial translates to MAMMQWCGALARRVMMTHRPPSSSLKPPPSSSSISGSGVGVPIVCGRGDKKTKKGKRFKGSYGNSRPKKEKKIERIKDRVEVPRSTPWPLPFKLI, encoded by the coding sequence ATGGCTATGATGCAGTGGTGCGGCGCACTAGCACGGCGAGTGATGATGACACATAGACCACCTTCGAGCTCCCTAaaaccaccaccatcatcatcatcaatatcAGGATCGGGAGTAGGAGTGCCGATTGTGTGTGGGCGTGGGGacaagaagaccaagaagggAAAGAGATTCAAAGGGTCGTACGGAAACTCGAGACccaaaaaggagaagaagattgaGCGTATCAAGGACCGAGTTGAGGTCCCCAGGTCCACTCCTTGGCCTCTCCCTTTCAAGCTCATctaa
- the LOC126706003 gene encoding serine/threonine-protein phosphatase 7 long form homolog yields MSITLQDVEVIFGLPIDGEVLVGPTAVVDGNWSQLCMELLGFTPANDNKTLVGQRILISRLVDAISTPLPHDTTEIQIHQYARCYILTLVGDKLFMDRSGDRVHLMFLEFLRNLRDPPQYSWGSGCLAWLYRELCRASEKGASQIGGACTLVQYWAWARLPFLCPRIEPPPGCDYGPWPYTPLAFKWVRVPSPKSRPSSTALIHYREQLVTM; encoded by the exons ATGTCAATCACCCTACAAGATGTGGAGGTCATTTTTGGACTTCCTATAGACGGTGAGGTCTTGGTTGGGCCGACTGCTGTGGTGGATGGGAATTGGAGTCAACTGTGCATGGAGTTGCTTGGTTTTACTCCGGCGAATGACAACAAAACTTTGGTGGGGCAAAGAATTCTTATCAGCCGCCTTGTTGATGCCATTTCAACGCCACTGCCTCATGACACAACGGAGATTCAGATACACCAGTATGCCCGGTGCTATATTTTAACGCTAGTAGGGGATAAGCTTTTCATGGACAGGTCGGGAGATAGGGTGCATCTGATGTTCTTAGAGTTCCTGCGGAACCTTCGTGATCCACCACAGTATAGTTGGGGTAGTGGTTGCCTGGCCTGGTTGTACAGAGAGTTGTGTCGGGCAAGCGAGAAAGGGGCATCGCAGATTGGTGGGGCGTGCACCTTGGTCCAGTATTGGGCATGGGCAAGGTTGCCATTCTTGTGCCCGAGGATAGAGCCCCCACCTGGATGTGATTATGGCCCATGGCCATATACTCCACTTGCATTTAA GTGGGTACGGGTGCCAAGCCCGAAGAGTAGGCCATCCAGCACGGCCTTGATCCACTATCGCGAGCAATTAGTTACAATGTGA